In one Chryseobacterium camelliae genomic region, the following are encoded:
- a CDS encoding polyprenol monophosphomannose synthase: protein MKKLVIIPTYNEKENIENIISAVFALEDDFHILVVDDSSPDGTAEIVKDLQKKFPHYLHLSIRKVKDGLGKAYIHGFKWAIENKYDYIFEMDADFSHNPNDLPKLFEACLHADMAIGSRYSKGVNVVNWPMGRVLLSYFASKYVRFVLGLPIHDTTAGFVCFSRKVLEEIGLDNVKLKGYGFQIEMKFRTFKKGFKIVEVPIIFTNRILGESKMNGGIIHEAVFGVLNLKWKSIINRL, encoded by the coding sequence ATGAAAAAACTGGTCATAATTCCAACTTATAACGAAAAGGAAAATATTGAAAATATTATTTCCGCGGTTTTTGCATTGGAAGACGACTTTCATATTTTGGTTGTGGATGATTCATCTCCCGATGGAACGGCTGAAATTGTAAAAGATTTGCAGAAGAAATTCCCGCATTATCTGCACTTATCAATCAGGAAAGTGAAAGATGGTTTAGGAAAGGCCTACATTCATGGATTTAAATGGGCAATCGAGAATAAATATGATTATATTTTCGAAATGGATGCCGATTTTTCTCACAATCCGAATGATTTACCCAAACTTTTTGAAGCTTGTTTACATGCAGACATGGCCATCGGTTCCCGATATTCAAAAGGAGTGAATGTGGTGAACTGGCCCATGGGAAGAGTACTGCTGTCATATTTTGCGTCAAAATATGTGAGATTCGTGTTGGGACTCCCTATTCATGATACAACAGCCGGTTTTGTTTGCTTTTCAAGAAAAGTGTTGGAAGAAATAGGATTGGATAATGTAAAATTAAAAGGTTACGGATTTCAGATAGAAATGAAATTCCGAACATTTAAGAAAGGCTTCAAAATTGTGGAAGTTCCTATTATTTTTACCAACAGAATTTTAGGAGAGAGCAAAATGAATGGAGGCATTATTCACGAAGCTGTTTTTGGCGTTTTAAATTTAAAATGGAAATCAATTATCAACAGATTATGA
- a CDS encoding DUF4296 domain-containing protein, with the protein MKKLIFIFALLGLFSCGDYIDKPKNLIPKDQMAEILADLAINDQATYVYPNTNLEAGTRYVLKAHHVKSEDFVESFKYYVVKQKMQGITEDAQDILLKKDPKADKYVQDKLKKNGMPQNVPALSR; encoded by the coding sequence ATGAAAAAACTGATCTTCATTTTTGCTTTATTGGGACTGTTTTCTTGTGGAGATTATATCGACAAGCCTAAAAATCTTATCCCAAAAGATCAGATGGCAGAGATTCTTGCAGATCTGGCGATTAATGATCAGGCAACCTATGTATATCCTAATACAAACCTGGAAGCAGGTACAAGATATGTTCTTAAAGCTCATCATGTGAAATCTGAAGATTTTGTGGAAAGCTTCAAGTATTATGTGGTGAAACAAAAAATGCAGGGAATTACTGAAGATGCTCAGGATATTTTATTGAAAAAAGATCCGAAAGCAGATAAATACGTACAAGATAAATTGAAGAAAAACGGAATGCCTCAGAATGTTCCGGCTTTATCAAGATAA
- the tgt gene encoding tRNA guanosine(34) transglycosylase Tgt, protein MQKFFNIEKTSEGKARAGEITTDHGKIQTPIFMPVGTVASVKTVHQRELKEDIKAQIILGNTYHLYLRPGMETMEAAGGLHKFMNWDLPILTDSGGFQVFSLASSRKMSEEGARFKSHIDGSYHMFSPEKSMEIQRQIGADIFMAFDECVAYPCEYNQAKTSMELTHRWLKRCIEWTENNPELYGHKQRLFPIVQGSTFSDLRKISAEVIAEAGAEGNAIGGLSVGEPEEEMYRITDEVTDILPKEKPRYLMGVGTPWNILESIGLGIDMMDCVMPTRNARNAMLFTWKGVMNMKNEKWKKDFSPLDEFGTSFVDREYSKAYVRHLFVSKEYLAKQIASIHNLAFYLDLVKVAREHIMAGDFYQWKNSVVPVLRQRL, encoded by the coding sequence ATGCAAAAGTTTTTTAATATAGAAAAAACCTCTGAAGGGAAGGCGAGAGCGGGTGAAATTACCACAGATCACGGTAAAATTCAGACGCCTATTTTTATGCCGGTAGGAACTGTAGCGAGTGTAAAGACAGTTCACCAGAGAGAATTAAAAGAAGATATAAAAGCTCAGATTATTCTGGGGAATACCTATCACCTTTACCTTCGTCCGGGAATGGAAACGATGGAGGCTGCAGGTGGTTTGCATAAATTCATGAATTGGGACCTTCCTATTTTGACGGATTCCGGAGGTTTTCAGGTGTTTTCATTGGCAAGCAGCAGAAAAATGTCTGAGGAAGGCGCAAGATTCAAATCTCATATCGACGGAAGCTATCATATGTTTTCTCCGGAAAAGTCAATGGAGATCCAAAGACAGATCGGAGCTGATATTTTCATGGCTTTCGACGAATGTGTGGCATATCCCTGCGAATATAATCAGGCAAAAACATCAATGGAGCTTACTCACCGTTGGTTAAAAAGATGTATTGAATGGACTGAAAATAATCCAGAGTTATACGGTCATAAGCAAAGGCTTTTCCCGATTGTACAAGGGTCTACGTTTTCAGATTTAAGAAAGATTTCAGCAGAGGTAATTGCCGAAGCGGGAGCGGAAGGGAATGCAATCGGAGGACTTTCCGTAGGAGAACCTGAAGAAGAGATGTATAGGATTACCGATGAGGTTACGGATATTCTTCCAAAAGAAAAACCGAGATATCTGATGGGAGTTGGAACTCCGTGGAATATTCTGGAATCTATTGGGTTGGGAATTGATATGATGGATTGTGTAATGCCTACCAGAAATGCCAGAAATGCAATGCTTTTCACCTGGAAAGGAGTGATGAATATGAAAAATGAAAAGTGGAAAAAAGATTTTTCTCCTTTAGACGAGTTTGGAACAAGTTTCGTAGACAGAGAATATTCAAAGGCATATGTGAGACATTTGTTTGTTTCCAAAGAATATTTGGCAAAACAAATCGCTTCAATTCATAACCTGGCATTTTATTTAGATTTGGTAAAAGTCGCAAGAGAGCATATTATGGCAGGAGATTTCTATCAATGGAAAAATTCTGTAGTTCCGGTTCTTAGACAAAGATTATAA
- a CDS encoding LptF/LptG family permease, whose protein sequence is MTIIDKYIIKKYLGTFSFMLVLLSIVVLVIDVQQKIPRIQSATEFDPKLNLSYFLVHFYPFWIINLVMTFLSILVFISVIYFTSRMANNTEIVAVISSGASFHRFAKPYLLTSLLIAGISLVVNHFVLPWANIKKNELEAYTYNARNKEKVLGTAPASAQLSRTEYIFVNSWNKREQRGSGFIFQKFDKDRKMIYELKASDVYWDKDKKQFVLNNYLEKNVNKDNTEKLGNGTELRKSYGHSPEELFPNELLGQNKTTPELIRFINREKEKGNSNLNTHLNELYQRTSMPLSIIILTFLALSLSSQKKRGGLGINLAVGISLAFVFVFSFEALKVVSENKSMSPALAMWFPNIVFFPLAAYLYLKRANQ, encoded by the coding sequence ATTACAATTATAGATAAATATATCATAAAAAAATATCTTGGGACATTTAGTTTCATGCTGGTATTGTTGTCTATAGTTGTATTAGTGATCGATGTTCAGCAGAAAATTCCGAGAATACAGAGTGCAACAGAATTTGATCCTAAATTAAATCTTAGCTACTTTCTAGTACATTTCTATCCGTTCTGGATCATTAACCTGGTAATGACATTTTTGTCTATTCTGGTATTTATTTCTGTGATTTACTTTACCTCAAGAATGGCAAATAATACGGAGATTGTTGCCGTTATCAGTAGTGGTGCAAGCTTTCACCGTTTTGCTAAACCTTATTTGCTGACCTCTCTTCTTATTGCCGGGATTTCCCTTGTGGTAAATCATTTTGTTTTACCTTGGGCGAATATTAAGAAAAACGAGCTCGAAGCCTATACTTACAATGCCAGAAATAAAGAAAAAGTATTGGGGACTGCTCCCGCTTCAGCGCAATTAAGTCGTACGGAATACATTTTTGTTAATTCCTGGAATAAAAGAGAACAAAGAGGTTCAGGATTCATTTTTCAGAAGTTCGATAAGGACAGAAAAATGATTTATGAGCTAAAAGCCTCGGATGTATATTGGGATAAAGATAAAAAACAGTTTGTCCTGAATAATTATCTTGAAAAAAATGTAAATAAAGATAACACTGAAAAACTGGGTAACGGAACTGAACTCAGAAAGAGCTATGGACACAGTCCGGAAGAGCTTTTTCCGAATGAGCTTTTGGGGCAGAATAAAACCACTCCGGAACTGATAAGGTTTATCAACAGAGAAAAAGAAAAAGGGAACAGTAATTTAAATACCCATTTGAATGAGCTGTATCAAAGAACTTCAATGCCTCTATCTATTATCATTCTTACGTTTTTGGCGCTGTCACTATCCTCCCAGAAAAAGAGGGGTGGCTTAGGAATTAACCTTGCCGTGGGGATTTCTTTAGCCTTTGTTTTTGTTTTCTCCTTTGAGGCTTTAAAAGTGGTTTCTGAAAATAAGAGTATGTCACCGGCTTTGGCAATGTGGTTTCCAAATATTGTCTTCTTTCCTCTTGCAGCTTATTTGTATCTGAAAAGAGCCAATCAGTAA
- a CDS encoding biotin--[acetyl-CoA-carboxylase] ligase, with product MSQLFYLKECSSTNDEISKFLLYDDSDFISLHTFHQTQGRGQYGNTWAATAGKNLAYTLAVKTQNILVSDFMFNYYTAIIIRDFLANLTENEAKIKWPNDIILKNKKIVGILIEKKKINQNTYFIIGAGFNILQEKFDEISNAGSLFTQTGKHFDINQFTLSLHDFLVEKLQTIPSEREIMDSFNAYLFRKDEISVFELDEKRQNGIIRRADEKGELWIELEDGLQSFYHKEIKLLY from the coding sequence ATGAGCCAACTATTCTACCTAAAGGAATGCTCTTCTACTAATGACGAAATATCAAAGTTTTTACTTTATGATGATTCAGATTTTATTTCGCTGCACACCTTCCATCAAACCCAGGGTCGCGGACAGTACGGAAATACATGGGCTGCAACTGCAGGAAAAAATTTAGCATATACATTAGCGGTAAAAACTCAAAACATTTTGGTTTCTGATTTTATGTTCAATTATTATACCGCAATTATTATACGGGATTTTCTTGCCAATTTGACTGAAAACGAAGCAAAAATAAAATGGCCAAACGATATTATCCTTAAAAATAAAAAAATCGTCGGAATTTTAATCGAAAAGAAAAAAATTAATCAAAATACTTATTTCATCATTGGAGCCGGCTTCAATATTTTACAGGAGAAATTTGATGAAATATCTAACGCAGGATCTCTTTTCACGCAAACAGGAAAGCATTTTGATATCAATCAGTTTACTTTAAGCTTACATGATTTTCTTGTGGAAAAGCTCCAAACCATCCCTTCCGAACGGGAAATTATGGATTCTTTTAATGCTTATCTATTCAGAAAAGACGAAATTTCTGTTTTTGAACTCGATGAAAAGAGACAAAATGGCATCATAAGACGAGCCGACGAAAAAGGGGAACTCTGGATTGAGCTGGAAGATGGTTTACAGTCTTTTTATCATAAAGAAATAAAACTTCTTTACTGA
- the rsfS gene encoding ribosome silencing factor translates to MSKTAEKQALIDKIVEAIQDVKGEDIMIFDLSNIENSVAETFIICSGNSNTQVSALAGSVEKKVRNDLKDRPWHVEGTENSMWVLVDYVTVVVHIFQKEVREYYDIEELWGDAKITKIENEF, encoded by the coding sequence ATGAGTAAAACAGCAGAAAAACAGGCGCTAATAGATAAAATTGTAGAGGCTATCCAAGATGTAAAAGGTGAAGATATTATGATTTTTGATCTTTCAAACATCGAAAACTCTGTAGCAGAAACTTTTATAATCTGTAGCGGAAATTCAAACACACAAGTATCTGCATTGGCAGGAAGTGTTGAGAAAAAAGTAAGAAACGATCTTAAAGACAGACCTTGGCATGTAGAAGGTACAGAAAATTCTATGTGGGTTTTGGTAGACTATGTAACAGTAGTCGTTCATATTTTCCAAAAAGAAGTACGTGAATATTACGATATTGAGGAACTTTGGGGAGATGCCAAAATCACAAAAATTGAGAATGAATTTTAA